One region of Aminobacterium colombiense DSM 12261 genomic DNA includes:
- the upp gene encoding uracil phosphoribosyltransferase: protein MKIAIGSDHAGFPVKSALKAHLCEKGHEVIDFGTDSDSVSCDYPDVAFAVAQSVAAREAERGILVCGSGIGMSIAANKVPGAYAALCNTPELAVLSRQHNNANILSLGGRIISELQAYEIADLWLDTNFKGNRHERRVSKIKQFEEKLAPTYSSSGEGRIVILDHPLVRHKVSIIRDKNTSVKEFRELVQEIAGLMVYEITRNLPLVKIEIETPIEKTIGYTLEGKKLAIVPVLRAGLGMVDGILQVIPNAKVGHIGLYRDPETLEPVEYYCKLPSDINERDIFILDPMLATGGSAAAAISLVKSRGARKVTLVCLIAAPEGVERVHQAHPDVDIYAAALDNYLNDHGYIVPGLGDAGDRLFGTK, encoded by the coding sequence ATGAAAATTGCTATAGGCTCAGACCACGCTGGATTTCCCGTAAAATCCGCCCTAAAGGCCCATCTTTGCGAAAAAGGGCATGAGGTTATTGATTTTGGGACAGACAGCGATAGTGTTTCGTGTGATTATCCTGATGTGGCTTTTGCTGTTGCTCAAAGTGTTGCAGCAAGGGAAGCGGAGCGCGGTATTCTCGTTTGCGGCAGCGGTATAGGGATGTCAATTGCTGCAAATAAGGTTCCGGGAGCTTACGCAGCTCTATGCAACACACCAGAACTCGCAGTTTTAAGCAGACAACATAACAACGCTAATATTCTCTCTCTGGGTGGACGGATTATCTCTGAACTCCAGGCTTATGAAATAGCCGACCTCTGGCTTGATACTAATTTTAAAGGGAATCGTCATGAGCGTAGGGTAAGTAAAATAAAACAATTCGAAGAAAAACTTGCCCCTACATACTCAAGTAGCGGCGAAGGACGAATAGTCATTCTCGATCACCCACTTGTCCGACACAAAGTAAGTATTATTCGTGATAAAAACACGTCGGTAAAAGAATTTAGAGAACTCGTGCAAGAAATCGCAGGACTTATGGTCTATGAAATTACACGTAACCTGCCCCTTGTAAAAATAGAAATAGAAACCCCTATAGAGAAAACCATCGGTTATACCCTCGAAGGGAAAAAATTGGCAATCGTTCCTGTGCTTCGGGCCGGACTTGGGATGGTAGACGGAATTCTGCAAGTCATCCCCAATGCCAAAGTTGGACACATTGGCCTGTACCGCGACCCCGAAACCCTAGAGCCCGTTGAATATTATTGCAAACTACCAAGTGATATTAACGAACGTGATATATTTATACTTGATCCGATGCTGGCAACAGGGGGATCTGCAGCAGCAGCCATCAGCCTTGTTAAGTCAAGAGGCGCACGCAAGGTAACCCTTGTCTGCCTAATTGCTGCACCAGAGGGTGTGGAACGAGTTCACCAAGCCCATCCAGACGTGGATATTTATGCCGCAGCCCTTGATAATTACCTCAATGATCATGGATATATTGTACCTGGTCTGGGTGATGCCGGTGATAGACTCTTTGGAACCAAGTAA
- a CDS encoding sodium ion-translocating decarboxylase subunit beta, producing MEIYANSLGMILRSSGFAGLTWGNMVMLLVAFIMLYLAIVKGFEPLLLVPIGFGCLLVNLPLSGIMDEGGFLRYVFFGTEHEIYPVIIFMGIGALTDFAPLLANPITFLLGAAAQLGVFIALFGALLLGFNVKEAASIAIIGGADGPTSIYLTVKLAPQILGAVAVAAYSYMSLVPLIQPPVIRLLTTKADRGIRMDQLRPVSKLERVLFPIVCTVSAGLLLPSSVPLIGTLMFGNLLRECGVTERLNQAAQNEILNATTIFLGLSVGATMSAEYFLTMGTIKIIVLGLVAFVFSTAGGVVLGQAMKVISGGKINPMIGAAGVSAVPMAARVVQRMCQKEHPGNFLLMHAMGPNVAGVIGTAVAAAVMLTLLS from the coding sequence ATGGAAATTTATGCAAACTCATTAGGAATGATCCTTCGCTCCTCAGGTTTCGCGGGCCTTACGTGGGGGAACATGGTCATGCTGCTGGTGGCCTTCATCATGCTCTACCTGGCCATCGTGAAGGGATTTGAACCCCTGCTGCTGGTTCCCATCGGATTTGGATGCCTGCTGGTCAACCTGCCCCTTTCGGGTATCATGGACGAGGGAGGCTTTTTGCGTTATGTCTTTTTCGGAACAGAACATGAGATCTACCCCGTGATCATCTTCATGGGTATAGGCGCGCTGACAGACTTCGCGCCCCTTCTGGCCAACCCCATCACCTTCCTTCTGGGAGCGGCGGCCCAGCTGGGTGTCTTCATCGCCCTGTTCGGCGCGCTGCTTCTCGGCTTCAACGTGAAGGAGGCGGCGTCCATCGCCATCATAGGCGGTGCCGACGGCCCCACAAGCATCTACCTCACCGTGAAGCTGGCCCCCCAGATCCTGGGGGCTGTGGCGGTGGCCGCCTACAGCTACATGTCCCTGGTCCCCCTGATCCAGCCGCCGGTGATCCGTCTGCTCACCACCAAGGCGGACCGGGGTATCCGGATGGATCAGCTCCGCCCCGTCTCCAAGCTTGAACGGGTGCTCTTCCCCATCGTGTGCACCGTGTCGGCAGGGCTGCTTCTTCCCTCGTCGGTGCCCCTGATCGGAACCCTCATGTTCGGGAACCTCCTTCGGGAGTGCGGGGTGACAGAACGGTTGAACCAGGCGGCTCAGAACGAAATCCTGAACGCCACCACCATCTTCCTCGGCCTGTCGGTGGGAGCCACCATGAGCGCGGAATATTTCCTCACCATGGGAACCATCAAGATCATCGTCCTCGGCCTCGTGGCCTTCGTCTTCAGCACCGCCGGAGGCGTCGTGCTGGGTCAGGCCATGAAAGTGATAAGCGGGGGAAAGATCAACCCCATGATCGGGGCGGCGGGAGTGTCGGCGGTCCCCATGGCCGCCAGGGTGGTGCAGCGCATGTGCCAAAAAGAACACCCCGGCAACTTCCTCCTCATGCATGCCATGGGACCTAATGTGGCCGGCGTCATCGGAACTGCTGTGGCTGCAGCCGTCATGCTTACACTGTTGAGCTAA
- a CDS encoding OadG family transporter subunit, which produces MTNLHTYFETGFSGPLTLCFIAFSAVFMVLGGLTAIIYAIKYFGGVKKASPPSQPPAPREKAPAAPAVTGAETGDKGKIVAAIAAALLEATGQPCRITEIRPASGPHRRPVLSLWRSSAIMEGLESLNNTNWSSR; this is translated from the coding sequence GTGACCAATCTGCACACCTATTTTGAAACGGGTTTCAGCGGGCCGTTGACCCTGTGCTTCATTGCCTTTTCAGCGGTTTTTATGGTTCTTGGGGGCTTGACGGCCATCATCTACGCCATCAAGTATTTTGGGGGTGTCAAGAAGGCGTCACCGCCGTCCCAGCCTCCGGCACCCCGTGAGAAAGCCCCCGCGGCGCCGGCAGTGACAGGCGCGGAGACAGGGGATAAGGGAAAGATCGTGGCGGCCATCGCCGCGGCTCTTCTGGAGGCCACGGGGCAGCCCTGCCGGATCACCGAGATTCGTCCCGCGTCGGGCCCGCATCGCCGGCCCGTTTTGAGCCTCTGGAGATCGAGCGCTATCATGGAAGGCCTCGAAAGCCTGAACAACACGAACTGGTCCAGCCGTTAG